GATCAAAGACTTCTAGCGACAAGTTTTGATTAGGAAGCGCCGCGAAACTATTGAGCAGCACCCACTGTAAGTGCTCAGGCGCAGAAATCACAAACTTACGCTCAGAGGATTGCTCATCAAAATTAGCCATCGACTGAAACACGCCATTGAGTTCATTGATCGGCGCTTTTATCTGTTCGTATAAGCTTTGGGCATAAGACGTAGGCGCAACACCTCTTCCTTTACGAACAAAAAGCTCTTGGCCGATCTCTTTTTTTAGGCGCGCTAATGCGGTACTGATGGTCGATTGATTGGTACTGAGTTGATCCGCAGCCTTACTCAAACTGCCCTGCTCCATCACCGCAGAAAACACGGCAAGTAGGTTGAAGTTGGGAATGTCATTGCTCATATATCATTACTCATTACTCATTACTCATTAGGCGACCATGAGCACTATGCTATCGTAAAAACGATTAAATAAAATAACAATCCCTCGTTTGACGTCGCAAATTGAGACAGTAGCACCCCTTCATACCGATCACTTTTGAAGAAGGGCCTCATCGATGAGTGATTCTCCAATAACAACGAAAAATGCACAATTGTCTCGTTTGTCATGACACTGTGTTGAGTGTCATTGAGATATACATTTGAGTAACTAGCGCTACAATATTCAAATTGAATCTTCTACGAAGGGAGCTTATCTAAAAACTAAACCCATATATTTGACACATCATCGGTATAATTTTCTAACCTTGAGTGAATATTTTTCCGACAGGCAAAACTTATTATCAGTCATCTATAATTCATCATTCATATCCATCACTCCTTTTATTGTAAAAACTGTGTAAAAAGATTAATTTCGACAAATTACTTATTGATGCTTTTATTAATCATTTCATTGATCCAAGCCAATTTAACTCACAATGTTTTAAAGCCGAATTTGAGCGCTAGCAAATAATTCAACCTGCCAATTCAGAACCACAACAACTCATCGTAATTACGATATTATCAAATCGTATTTCTGGGTAGATACCGCTCAAAACTCTTCCTATTATCCTGCCAACAAATCAATTATTAACCCAAACAGAAAGCTGACGAATATTTTTACTGCAATGTGTCAACTGCCATGGAAGAGCCCCTCGATAATTGAGGTATTACACATAATAACGACAGCGGCTAATAAAACAGGTCGAATATATTTTCGATAGCCAAATAGCCATTCAGTTTACGTCTGCCAACAAGGATTGATTTGTAATGAAGCACATTAGCTTCTTGATACCGAGAATCCGTTGTCTGGACTGCGTAGTATCACTTTAAATACCATCTAATACTTTTGTTTATTATGCGCATCAATCAACCCACATAATAAACACCTACTTTTTAAGATGTTGTTAAAGTTAAACTTCTAGGCTGCAAATTCTCTCTTCTTATTTATGTAGGTTGAGATATGAACTTTATAAAAATCGTTTTCCAGAAAATCTGGGCCATTGTGATGGTCTTGGTCAAATTCTGTCTGTTTATGGCAGTGATGTTTGCTGGTGCATGGGCGCTTGCACCATTAGGCACAATCCACTCTAAAGACATCGACATGTCTCAGTTCAACAACCACCCCAATGAAATGATGATGAACTTCTTCCAGATGGAGTACTTCTCTGGCTACTTGTTCTCAGTGACAATTGCTGTGGTATTAGCCGGTGTTTACGGCATGTGGCAGTTACATGAACTGGGTGTGCATAAAGCAAAAGAACACAAAAGCGCTCACGTTCAAATCGTGTTTGCACTGTCACTTTGCGGACTCTTC
This region of Vibrio sp. BS-M-Sm-2 genomic DNA includes:
- a CDS encoding magnesium transporter → MNFIKIVFQKIWAIVMVLVKFCLFMAVMFAGAWALAPLGTIHSKDIDMSQFNNHPNEMMMNFFQMEYFSGYLFSVTIAVVLAGVYGMWQLHELGVHKAKEHKSAHVQIVFALSLCGLFISKTFWVIALVIALANWKHIGQSLSDVIRRGVQPKRDATNTEASVVHVSPEEPVTEPFQTKQSPVEQSPEAQPSKEKTPTNKEVA